In Camelus bactrianus isolate YW-2024 breed Bactrian camel chromosome 10, ASM4877302v1, whole genome shotgun sequence, a genomic segment contains:
- the SCT gene encoding secretin isoform X1 produces the protein MPRRPAARQPPCPPLLPPPHARPGGKGHSACGFGFGSPGPRPGPAPRACPSRAPGGQARPPHRLLPCGSQSPPPPRGPARGAPPRRWGRAAGRGNSWGGGPDLPARSMGRGSGGAEPARRRPPRPQPLARRSYKGAAARPPLSPRLGAPTMATRALLLLLLLLLLLLLGGCTARPAPPRAPRHSDGTFTSELSRLRESAQLQRLLQGLVGKRSEQDTESSTTWTKSSESHLCLLWVDRPSLQAWMSLRAPVDRVWSPQLLPGLRAGVMMSEPAIPAAEGPR, from the exons ATGCCCAGGCGCCCTGCGGCCCGCCAGCCCCCCTGCCCGCCGCTCCTCCCGCCGCCCCACGCCCGGCCAGGGGGAAAGGGTCACTCGGCCTGCGGCTTCGGCTTCGGGTCGCCCGGCCCtcgccccggcccggcccctcgCGCCTGCCCCTCCCGGGCCCCGGGCGGCCAAGCCCGGCCTCCGCACAGGCTGCTCCCCTGCGGGTCTCAGTcaccgcccccgccccgcggGCCCGCCCGAGGGGCGCCACCGCGGCGGTGGGGGCGGGCGGCCGGCCGGGGCAACAGCTGGGGGGGCGGCCCTGACCTTCCCGCGCGATCGATGGGGCGCGGCTCGGGCGGCGCGGAGCCGGCGCGGCGCCGACCCCctcgcccccagcccctggcccggCGCTCCTATAAAGGGGCCGCGGCCCGGCCGCCTCTCAGCCCCCGCCTCGGCGCGCCCACCATGGCCACGCgggccctgctgctgctgctgctgctgctgctgctgctgttactcGGAGGCTGCACGGCGCGCCCCGCGCCCCCCAG GGCCCCGAGACACTCGGACGGGACGTTCACGAGCGAGCTCAGCCGCCTGCGTGAGAGCGCGCAGCTGCAGCGGCTTCTGCAGGGCCTGGTAGGGAAGCGCAG cgaGCAGGACACAGAGAGCAGCACCACCTGGACCAAGTCCTCTGAGAGCCACCTCTGCCTGCTGTGGGTGGACAGGCCCTCCCTGCAGGCCTG GATGTCCCTGAGGGCCCCCGTGGACCGGGTCTGGTCTCCCCAGCTGCTTCCTGGACTGAGGGCTGGGGTCATGATGTCAGAGCCGGCCATCCCCGCTGCTGAGGGACCTAGATGA
- the SCT gene encoding secretin isoform X2: MPRRPAARQPPCPPLLPPPHARPGGKGHSACGFGFGSPGPRPGPAPRACPSRAPGGQARPPHRLLPCGSQSPPPPRGPARGAPPRRWGRAAGRGNSWGGGPDLPARSMGRGSGGAEPARRRPPRPQPLARRSYKGAAARPPLSPRLGAPTMATRALLLLLLLLLLLLLGGCTARPAPPSEQDTESSTTWTKSSESHLCLLWVDRPSLQAWMSLRAPVDRVWSPQLLPGLRAGVMMSEPAIPAAEGPR, translated from the exons ATGCCCAGGCGCCCTGCGGCCCGCCAGCCCCCCTGCCCGCCGCTCCTCCCGCCGCCCCACGCCCGGCCAGGGGGAAAGGGTCACTCGGCCTGCGGCTTCGGCTTCGGGTCGCCCGGCCCtcgccccggcccggcccctcgCGCCTGCCCCTCCCGGGCCCCGGGCGGCCAAGCCCGGCCTCCGCACAGGCTGCTCCCCTGCGGGTCTCAGTcaccgcccccgccccgcggGCCCGCCCGAGGGGCGCCACCGCGGCGGTGGGGGCGGGCGGCCGGCCGGGGCAACAGCTGGGGGGGCGGCCCTGACCTTCCCGCGCGATCGATGGGGCGCGGCTCGGGCGGCGCGGAGCCGGCGCGGCGCCGACCCCctcgcccccagcccctggcccggCGCTCCTATAAAGGGGCCGCGGCCCGGCCGCCTCTCAGCCCCCGCCTCGGCGCGCCCACCATGGCCACGCgggccctgctgctgctgctgctgctgctgctgctgctgttactcGGAGGCTGCACGGCGCGCCCCGCGCCCCCCAG cgaGCAGGACACAGAGAGCAGCACCACCTGGACCAAGTCCTCTGAGAGCCACCTCTGCCTGCTGTGGGTGGACAGGCCCTCCCTGCAGGCCTG GATGTCCCTGAGGGCCCCCGTGGACCGGGTCTGGTCTCCCCAGCTGCTTCCTGGACTGAGGGCTGGGGTCATGATGTCAGAGCCGGCCATCCCCGCTGCTGAGGGACCTAGATGA